Proteins from a single region of Catenulispora acidiphila DSM 44928:
- a CDS encoding serine/threonine-protein kinase — MDVGERYVLGRVIGEGATARVHEAEDTVLRREVAVKVFRDMDIGDSTSGRVDEETRILTRLAHPHLLPVYDSGRDADAHRFIVMPLVRGTTLAKLLAEGPIDPREVKRIGAALAGALAHIHARGIVHRDIKPSNVLLAEDGTPYLADFGFAHAVDGPALTATDCIVGTAGYLAPEQAEGFAVTPAVDIYALGLVLLEALTGEREYQGTPLERATANALRAPRIPARLGPGWLKVLRTMTAKTAAARPTADEVSTLVDAGEDTLPAPTAVGDTMELAETGSRGGLLAGASEPGSADWADWAHGSGAAAASVRAATADAAPARAADVTRRQPRRRLALLGAAACTAAAVVGLGADWLSSGASADTVGPSVTAPGAGAAGPQQSTVPSTGSTSPPSPAGPASSTDPGGSALPASAAHKPPSQSLSAPPPTTPPPTTPAQGPAPTKCPPGGGSKGNGHEKHKCP, encoded by the coding sequence GTGGACGTGGGCGAACGCTACGTTCTGGGTCGAGTCATCGGAGAGGGGGCGACGGCGCGCGTCCACGAAGCCGAGGACACCGTGTTGCGGCGCGAGGTGGCCGTGAAGGTCTTCCGCGACATGGACATCGGTGACAGCACGTCGGGGCGGGTCGACGAGGAAACCAGGATCCTGACCCGCCTCGCCCACCCGCACCTGCTGCCGGTGTACGACTCGGGCCGCGACGCGGACGCCCACCGCTTCATCGTCATGCCGCTGGTCCGGGGCACGACGCTGGCGAAGCTGCTCGCCGAGGGACCGATCGACCCGCGCGAGGTGAAGCGGATCGGCGCGGCCCTGGCCGGCGCGCTGGCGCACATCCACGCCCGCGGCATCGTCCACCGCGACATCAAGCCCAGCAACGTGCTCCTGGCCGAGGACGGGACGCCCTACCTCGCCGACTTCGGATTCGCGCACGCCGTCGACGGCCCGGCCCTGACCGCCACCGACTGCATCGTCGGCACCGCCGGCTACCTCGCGCCCGAACAAGCCGAGGGCTTCGCGGTGACACCGGCGGTCGACATCTACGCCTTGGGCCTCGTGCTGTTGGAGGCCCTGACCGGCGAGCGCGAGTATCAGGGCACGCCGTTGGAACGCGCCACAGCCAACGCGCTGCGAGCCCCGCGCATCCCCGCGCGCCTCGGTCCGGGTTGGCTGAAGGTGCTGCGGACGATGACGGCCAAGACCGCGGCGGCACGTCCTACCGCGGACGAAGTGAGCACGCTGGTGGACGCCGGCGAGGACACGCTTCCCGCGCCCACCGCGGTCGGCGACACGATGGAGCTTGCTGAGACAGGGTCTCGCGGTGGCCTTCTCGCCGGCGCTTCGGAGCCTGGTTCGGCCGACTGGGCCGACTGGGCCCACGGGTCCGGCGCTGCGGCAGCCTCTGTCCGCGCTGCCACTGCCGACGCCGCCCCTGCCCGCGCTGCCGATGTCACGCGTCGTCAGCCTCGCCGTCGTCTGGCGCTGCTCGGCGCGGCTGCCTGTACGGCCGCAGCCGTCGTCGGTCTGGGCGCCGACTGGCTCAGTTCCGGAGCCTCGGCGGACACCGTCGGCCCGAGCGTGACGGCTCCCGGCGCCGGAGCGGCGGGTCCGCAGCAGTCCACCGTCCCCTCGACGGGCTCGACGAGCCCGCCGAGTCCGGCAGGCCCGGCGAGCAGTACCGATCCGGGCGGTTCCGCCCTTCCGGCCTCTGCCGCACACAAGCCACCGAGCCAGAGCCTGTCCGCACCGCCGCCGACCACACCGCCGCCGACCACACCGGCTCAGGGACCGGCACCGACGAAATGCCCACCCGGCGGCGGATCGAAGGGCAACGGCCATGAGAAGCACAAGTGCCCATGA
- a CDS encoding transaldolase family protein: MRTTLQQLAEHGQSPWIHHLTRDWIHDPDHGLPRLIRHGVTGAVANPATLVAALSGTTAYDEQIRTLLPVVEDSNEFHRQLVRLDARDACDLLLETAAGDKPLDGWIGVEVDPRFIDDAAAIVEQARWLSAAVGRPNLLVGITAAGSGLAAIEEATALGLSVLATGVYSPGRYRDTALAYQRGLARLVAAGGDPATVTSVASVPVAALDEKADLRLRAVGRHPELIGTLGMATAKLIRSEYLAFFTGAEWERLAAFGATPQRCLWSGLTVSDGRQPSLRYAEGLIGRGSAALLSRHTAEAFLSRGRVQPTLDYQLTAARRILAAHVKAGVSPKLIVNALEAENVRRGAEAFGDVRALIDYKRAQLGVMAFR, from the coding sequence ATGCGCACGACGCTTCAGCAACTCGCCGAGCACGGACAGAGCCCGTGGATCCACCACCTGACCCGGGACTGGATCCACGATCCCGACCACGGCCTGCCACGCCTGATCCGACACGGCGTCACCGGCGCGGTGGCCAACCCCGCGACGCTGGTCGCGGCGCTGTCCGGCACGACGGCGTACGACGAGCAGATCAGGACTCTGCTTCCGGTGGTGGAGGACAGCAACGAGTTCCACCGCCAACTGGTACGCCTCGACGCCCGGGACGCCTGCGATCTGCTGCTGGAGACGGCAGCCGGCGACAAGCCGCTGGACGGCTGGATCGGCGTCGAGGTCGACCCGCGCTTCATCGACGACGCGGCGGCGATCGTGGAGCAGGCGCGGTGGCTCTCGGCTGCGGTCGGGCGTCCGAACCTGCTCGTCGGCATCACCGCGGCGGGCAGCGGACTGGCCGCCATCGAGGAGGCCACAGCGCTCGGGTTGTCGGTGCTGGCCACCGGCGTCTACTCGCCGGGCCGCTATCGCGACACGGCGCTGGCCTACCAGCGCGGTCTCGCCCGGTTGGTGGCCGCCGGCGGCGATCCGGCGACCGTGACCTCGGTGGCTTCGGTCCCGGTAGCGGCGCTGGATGAGAAGGCAGACCTGCGGCTGCGTGCCGTGGGCCGGCATCCGGAACTGATCGGCACGCTGGGGATGGCCACCGCCAAGCTGATCCGCAGCGAATACCTGGCGTTCTTCACCGGGGCGGAGTGGGAGCGGCTGGCGGCGTTCGGCGCGACCCCGCAGCGCTGCCTGTGGTCCGGCCTCACGGTGTCCGACGGTCGCCAACCGAGCCTTCGCTACGCGGAAGGACTGATCGGCCGAGGCTCCGCGGCACTGCTGAGCCGGCACACCGCCGAGGCTTTTCTGTCCCGCGGCCGGGTTCAGCCGACCTTGGACTACCAGCTGACGGCGGCGCGGCGGATCCTCGCGGCCCACGTCAAGGCCGGAGTGAGTCCGAAGCTGATCGTGAACGCTTTGGAAGCGGAGAACGTGCGGCGCGGCGCGGAGGCGTTCGGCGACGTCCGGGCTCTGATCGACTACAAGCGGGCCCAGCTGGGAGTCATGGCGTTCCGGTGA
- a CDS encoding alpha/beta hydrolase: MMEIIQASFPAKSVGGDVDYRVLLPPDWKQGEQLPLVVHLHGAMSSSASLEAAKPLYEEVFEQGGFPRAVIACPSTPTAEGFYIDWPDGAAWETLVSDEFPEHLAATRGPFTATALIGASMGGYGVLKTAFCDPDRFTAVAAVSPAVFPGETPESVPEANIPSVLGDLHRAMAHGSNDPDTYVGNSVHGRARRNADRIRSRALPILVDCGAADEFLLHEGAEYLHQVLEELDIIHEFRLVEGAGHVGPAADARTRDAIRFLGAALIAR, encoded by the coding sequence ATGATGGAAATTATTCAGGCGAGCTTCCCGGCGAAGTCGGTCGGAGGCGACGTCGACTACCGTGTCCTGCTCCCGCCGGACTGGAAGCAGGGCGAGCAACTCCCGCTGGTCGTGCACCTCCATGGCGCGATGTCGTCATCGGCGTCTCTGGAGGCCGCCAAGCCGCTCTACGAGGAGGTCTTCGAACAAGGCGGGTTCCCGCGCGCCGTCATCGCTTGCCCAAGCACTCCCACTGCAGAAGGCTTCTATATCGACTGGCCCGACGGAGCCGCCTGGGAGACGTTGGTCAGCGACGAGTTCCCCGAACACCTCGCGGCGACCCGCGGTCCGTTCACCGCTACCGCCCTCATCGGCGCCTCGATGGGCGGCTACGGTGTCCTCAAAACAGCCTTCTGCGACCCGGACCGCTTCACCGCGGTCGCTGCCGTCTCGCCGGCCGTGTTCCCCGGTGAGACACCGGAATCCGTGCCCGAGGCGAACATCCCGTCCGTCCTGGGTGATCTGCACCGCGCCATGGCCCACGGATCAAACGACCCCGACACGTACGTCGGCAACTCTGTCCACGGCAGAGCACGCCGCAACGCCGACCGGATCCGCTCCCGCGCTCTACCGATCCTGGTCGATTGCGGAGCCGCCGATGAGTTTCTCCTGCACGAGGGCGCGGAGTATCTGCACCAAGTCTTGGAGGAGCTGGACATCATCCATGAGTTCCGTCTCGTCGAGGGCGCGGGACACGTCGGGCCAGCAGCAGACGCCCGCACGCGAGATGCGATCCGGTTTCTCGGCGCCGCGCTCATCGCCCGCTGA
- a CDS encoding CsbD family protein, translated as MSTADKPDQNEAQELKGHVEETAGRIFGDDDLVARGRADQIAAHAKQAATQAGEAAKSVGQRVKERALHKLGELHERLHEAAEENQDPDTEPHTEPHTEPHTEPHTDRATGPDPDSGTPKDSLPDTHDLRQSGHEGAR; from the coding sequence ATGAGCACCGCTGACAAGCCGGACCAGAACGAAGCCCAAGAGCTGAAGGGACACGTCGAGGAGACGGCCGGGCGGATCTTCGGCGACGACGACCTCGTCGCCCGCGGCCGGGCCGACCAGATCGCCGCGCACGCCAAACAAGCCGCGACGCAGGCCGGCGAGGCCGCCAAGAGCGTCGGGCAGCGCGTGAAGGAACGCGCGCTGCACAAGCTCGGCGAGTTGCACGAACGGCTGCACGAGGCGGCCGAGGAGAACCAGGACCCTGACACTGAGCCTCACACGGAGCCTCACACGGAGCCTCACACGGAGCCTCACACGGACCGTGCCACGGGACCGGATCCGGACTCCGGCACCCCCAAGGACTCCTTGCCCGACACGCATGATCTGCGGCAGTCGGGACATGAAGGCGCGCGATGA
- a CDS encoding discoidin domain-containing protein, with product MAGSPATARRWRRSAIGLVLAAMTAALIPLLPAQAAHAAGSNLALGKAVSVSSSNSPYVGSNLTDGNQSSYWEGTNGAFPQWAQVDLGAATSVNQVVLKLPSSWGARTETLSVQGSTDNSTFSTIVASAAYSFDPTANSDTVTISFGATSARYVRVNITANSGWSAAQLSEFEVYGNTASATNLALGKTMSASGTSQNYVPANANDSNASTYWESADNALPQWLQVDLGASVQVNKVVLKLPPATSWATRTQTLAVQGSTNGSSFSDIVASAGYTFDPNANGNTVTISFTATTTRYVRLNITANTGWPAGQIGEFEVYGPSGGDTTPPSTPGTLAYTQNASGAVALTWGASTDNVAVTGYDVYANNVLLTSVPATALTYTDNPPATETVTYYVRAHDAAGNQSGNSNSVTRTGATGGDTTAPTAPTNLAFTQPASGQVKLTWAASSDNVGVTGYDVFRNNAKVTTVSGSTLTYTDAVADTLTVSYYVQAHDAAGNESTASNTVTRTGSGGTQTNLALNKPIDGTANTFTFAPANANDGDVTTYFEGASYPSNLTVHLGANADISSVVVKLNPAGAWSARTQTIAVLGREQSATTFSTIAAAKSYSFDPNSNQNTVTIPVSARVADVELSITSNSGAPGGQTAEFQVFGTPSPNPDLTPTSSSWTPSKPIETDTVTASAVISNAGTAASVATDVNFYLGTNKVGSTTVGALAPGATATVTAPIGTLTAGSYQLTTKVDESKKNFETQANQSYTNPASLVVAPVQSADLVGTLSWTPPNPSNGNTVTFTASVKNQGTMATTSGSHGITVTLQDQNNATVATLTGSVSGVIAAGATAAPVTLGTWTAANGKYNAHMVLATDANELPIKVPHLTSDTPLFVGQGANMPYDTYKSTAGTLGGSAAVVGPNRTIGDIAGEATGRTAVTLNNTGDSVSWTSRESTNTFVLRYSIPDASGGGGINATLDLYANGTLVKPLSLTSHYAWLYGAETGPGDSPSAGSPRHIYDEASFLLANSYPTGTVFQLKKDSTNTSQYAIDFMNLEQTAPTANPDPAHLLVPAGFAQQDVQNAIDTVRQDTTGKYTGVYLPAGQYTLSGRLTIYGKAIKIVGAGVWYTQFVAPQGQTNTDTGWDVQSTASGSSFSGFAWFGNYTTRIDGPGHTFQLTNVANLSIDNVWIEHNVVGVWGLTSVTNSSFTNMRIRDTLADGINLTNGSQNNMISNDEARTTGDDSFALFAAQDSCSGCKEINNTIQNVTSIAPWRAAGVAIYGGGANTVQNFTVSDTLCYPGLTISSLNFGFAFEGFEAAPQTTTIQNFSLARDGGHFWGGQAFGAVWAFSATNPFQGIRVNSGSITDPTYTGIMFQTDYVGNTAQYPFKDTTFTDMTITGAHANNDGIGNGKSGFGIWANPLPEPGQGPAVGSATFTHLTESNNDVNIENTTSTMTITVNP from the coding sequence ATGGCCGGTTCGCCGGCCACGGCCCGGCGATGGCGCCGGAGCGCGATCGGACTGGTCCTCGCGGCCATGACGGCCGCGCTGATACCGCTGTTGCCCGCTCAGGCGGCGCACGCCGCGGGCAGCAATCTGGCGCTGGGCAAGGCGGTCTCCGTCTCCAGCTCGAACTCGCCCTACGTCGGGTCCAACCTCACCGACGGGAACCAGAGCTCGTACTGGGAGGGCACCAACGGCGCGTTCCCGCAGTGGGCGCAGGTCGACCTCGGTGCCGCGACGTCGGTCAACCAGGTCGTGCTGAAGCTCCCGAGCTCCTGGGGCGCGCGCACCGAAACGCTGTCGGTCCAGGGCAGCACGGACAACTCCACCTTCTCCACGATCGTCGCCTCGGCCGCGTACTCCTTCGACCCGACCGCCAACAGCGACACCGTGACGATCAGCTTCGGCGCGACGAGCGCCCGGTACGTGCGGGTGAACATCACCGCCAACTCCGGCTGGAGCGCCGCGCAGCTCTCGGAGTTCGAGGTCTACGGCAACACCGCCTCGGCCACGAACCTGGCGCTGGGCAAGACGATGTCGGCCAGCGGCACCAGCCAGAACTACGTTCCGGCCAACGCCAACGACAGCAACGCCAGCACCTACTGGGAGAGCGCGGACAACGCCCTCCCGCAGTGGCTCCAGGTCGACCTCGGCGCCTCGGTGCAGGTCAACAAGGTCGTGCTGAAGCTCCCGCCGGCCACCTCGTGGGCCACGCGGACCCAGACGCTGGCCGTGCAGGGCAGCACCAACGGGTCCAGCTTCAGTGACATCGTCGCCTCCGCCGGGTACACGTTCGACCCGAACGCCAACGGCAACACCGTGACGATCAGCTTCACCGCCACGACCACCCGCTACGTCCGGCTGAACATCACCGCCAACACCGGGTGGCCGGCCGGGCAGATCGGCGAGTTCGAGGTCTACGGCCCCTCTGGCGGCGACACCACCCCGCCGAGCACGCCGGGCACCCTGGCCTACACCCAGAACGCCTCCGGCGCGGTCGCCCTGACCTGGGGCGCCAGCACCGACAACGTGGCGGTCACCGGGTATGACGTGTACGCCAACAACGTGCTGCTGACCTCGGTCCCGGCCACCGCGCTGACCTACACCGACAACCCGCCGGCCACCGAGACCGTCACGTACTACGTGCGCGCGCACGACGCGGCGGGCAACCAGTCGGGCAACAGCAACAGCGTGACCCGCACCGGCGCCACCGGCGGGGACACCACCGCGCCGACCGCGCCGACCAACCTGGCCTTCACCCAGCCGGCCTCCGGCCAGGTGAAGCTGACCTGGGCGGCGAGCAGCGACAACGTCGGGGTCACCGGCTACGACGTCTTCCGCAACAACGCGAAGGTCACCACGGTCTCCGGCAGCACCCTGACGTACACCGACGCGGTCGCGGACACCCTGACCGTCTCGTACTACGTCCAGGCGCACGACGCGGCCGGCAACGAGTCCACCGCGTCGAACACCGTGACCCGCACCGGCTCCGGCGGCACCCAGACCAACCTGGCGCTGAACAAGCCGATCGACGGTACGGCGAACACCTTCACCTTCGCCCCGGCGAACGCCAACGACGGTGACGTGACCACGTACTTCGAGGGTGCGTCCTACCCGTCGAACCTGACGGTGCACCTGGGCGCGAACGCCGACATCTCCTCGGTCGTGGTGAAGCTGAACCCGGCCGGCGCCTGGTCGGCGCGGACCCAGACCATCGCGGTCCTGGGCCGGGAGCAGAGCGCGACGACGTTCAGCACGATCGCCGCGGCGAAGTCCTACTCCTTCGACCCGAACAGCAACCAGAACACGGTCACCATCCCGGTCAGCGCGCGCGTCGCGGACGTCGAGCTGTCCATCACCAGCAACAGCGGGGCGCCGGGCGGGCAGACCGCTGAGTTCCAGGTCTTCGGCACTCCGTCGCCGAACCCGGACCTGACCCCGACCAGCTCGTCCTGGACACCGTCCAAGCCGATCGAGACCGACACCGTCACCGCCTCCGCGGTGATCTCCAACGCCGGCACCGCGGCCTCGGTCGCCACCGACGTCAACTTCTACCTGGGCACCAACAAGGTCGGCTCGACGACCGTCGGCGCGCTGGCGCCCGGCGCCACCGCGACCGTCACGGCGCCGATCGGCACCCTGACCGCCGGCAGCTACCAGCTCACCACCAAGGTCGACGAGTCGAAGAAGAACTTCGAGACGCAGGCCAACCAGAGCTACACCAACCCGGCGAGCCTGGTCGTCGCCCCGGTGCAGTCCGCCGACCTGGTCGGCACGCTGTCCTGGACGCCGCCGAACCCGTCGAACGGCAACACGGTGACCTTCACCGCCTCGGTGAAGAACCAGGGCACGATGGCCACCACCAGCGGCTCGCACGGCATCACGGTCACCCTGCAGGACCAGAACAACGCGACCGTGGCCACCCTGACCGGCTCGGTCAGCGGCGTGATCGCCGCCGGCGCCACCGCGGCACCGGTGACCCTGGGCACGTGGACCGCCGCGAACGGCAAGTACAACGCGCACATGGTGCTCGCCACCGACGCGAACGAGCTGCCGATCAAGGTCCCGCACCTGACCAGCGACACCCCGCTGTTCGTGGGCCAGGGCGCGAACATGCCCTACGACACCTACAAGAGCACCGCCGGCACCCTCGGCGGCTCCGCGGCGGTCGTCGGTCCGAACCGCACCATCGGCGACATCGCCGGCGAGGCCACCGGCCGCACCGCGGTCACGCTGAACAACACCGGCGACTCGGTGAGCTGGACCTCGCGGGAGTCGACGAACACCTTCGTGCTGCGCTACTCCATCCCGGACGCCTCGGGCGGCGGCGGCATCAACGCCACCCTCGACCTGTACGCGAACGGCACGCTGGTGAAGCCGCTGAGCCTAACCTCGCACTACGCGTGGCTCTACGGCGCGGAGACCGGTCCCGGGGACTCCCCGAGCGCCGGCTCGCCGCGGCACATCTACGACGAGGCCAGCTTCCTGCTGGCCAACTCCTACCCGACCGGCACCGTGTTCCAGCTGAAGAAGGACAGCACGAACACCTCGCAGTACGCGATCGACTTCATGAACCTGGAGCAGACCGCGCCCACCGCGAACCCGGACCCGGCGCACCTGCTCGTCCCCGCCGGCTTCGCCCAGCAGGACGTGCAGAACGCCATCGACACGGTCCGCCAGGACACGACGGGCAAGTACACCGGCGTGTACCTGCCGGCCGGCCAGTACACCCTGTCCGGACGGCTGACCATCTACGGCAAGGCGATCAAGATCGTCGGCGCGGGTGTCTGGTACACCCAGTTCGTCGCCCCCCAGGGCCAGACGAACACCGACACCGGCTGGGACGTGCAGTCCACAGCCAGCGGGTCCTCGTTCAGCGGCTTCGCGTGGTTCGGCAACTACACCACGCGCATCGACGGACCGGGCCACACCTTCCAGCTCACCAACGTGGCGAACCTGTCGATCGACAACGTCTGGATCGAGCACAACGTGGTGGGCGTGTGGGGTCTGACCTCGGTGACGAACTCCTCGTTCACCAACATGCGCATCCGCGACACCCTGGCTGACGGCATCAACCTCACCAACGGCAGCCAGAACAACATGATCTCCAACGACGAGGCGCGGACCACCGGCGACGACAGCTTCGCGCTGTTCGCCGCCCAGGACAGCTGCAGCGGCTGCAAGGAGATCAACAACACCATCCAGAACGTGACCTCCATCGCCCCCTGGCGGGCGGCGGGTGTCGCGATCTACGGCGGCGGCGCGAACACGGTCCAGAACTTCACCGTCTCGGACACGCTCTGCTACCCGGGCCTGACCATCAGCTCGCTGAACTTCGGATTCGCCTTCGAAGGCTTCGAAGCCGCTCCCCAGACCACCACGATCCAGAACTTCTCGCTGGCCCGTGACGGTGGACACTTCTGGGGCGGTCAGGCCTTCGGAGCGGTCTGGGCGTTCTCGGCGACCAACCCCTTCCAGGGCATCCGCGTGAACAGCGGGTCGATCACCGACCCGACGTACACCGGGATCATGTTCCAGACGGACTACGTGGGCAACACCGCGCAGTACCCGTTCAAGGACACCACGTTCACGGACATGACGATCACCGGCGCCCACGCCAACAACGACGGGATCGGCAACGGCAAGTCCGGATTCGGCATCTGGGCCAACCCGCTGCCGGAGCCCGGGCAGGGGCCGGCAGTCGGCTCGGCGACCTTCACCCACCTGACGGAGAGCAACAACGACGTCAACATCGAGAACACGACCAGCACGATGACCATCACGGTGAATCCGTAG
- a CDS encoding response regulator transcription factor: protein MTTMNPVRPVDAGVGARTGARAATRPGAPVMRTGLVRLRVNPDDTRRRSLSEREHEVLMLVAAGGTRDDISRELGMAPGTVASHMTRIYRALGARNAAHAVALAHGCGVLSARPEPLAPFVSRRERQVLAGLAHGLTSAQVAFHLSLSIETVKTHLRRVYRKLEVTSGANAVDTAISRRLLAVVVDTNGAAPRRTLGRAAV, encoded by the coding sequence ATGACGACGATGAATCCCGTCCGCCCGGTCGACGCCGGTGTCGGCGCACGAACCGGGGCACGCGCCGCGACGCGACCCGGAGCACCGGTGATGCGCACCGGCCTGGTCCGGCTGCGGGTCAACCCCGACGACACCCGGCGCCGTTCGCTCAGCGAGCGGGAACACGAAGTGCTCATGCTGGTGGCGGCCGGGGGTACCAGGGACGACATCTCCCGTGAGCTGGGCATGGCGCCGGGTACGGTGGCCAGCCACATGACGCGGATCTACCGTGCCTTGGGCGCGCGCAACGCCGCGCACGCGGTCGCGCTGGCGCACGGCTGCGGAGTGCTGTCGGCACGCCCGGAGCCGCTGGCGCCGTTCGTCTCGCGGCGGGAACGCCAAGTGCTGGCCGGGCTGGCGCACGGACTGACTTCGGCGCAGGTGGCGTTCCACCTGTCGCTGTCCATAGAGACGGTGAAGACCCATCTGCGGCGCGTCTACCGGAAGCTGGAAGTCACCAGCGGGGCGAACGCCGTGGACACCGCGATCAGCCGGCGGCTACTGGCGGTCGTCGTCGACACCAACGGAGCCGCTCCACGGCGCACTTTGGGCCGAGCCGCTGTGTGA
- a CDS encoding STAS domain-containing protein, with product MEFSCTARQVAGRVVLAVAGDVDLAAHTRFEAEVEQAWDGSTDLVIDCSGITFLDSMGLRVLVHTKQRADETGHSVVLAAPSDPVLRVLDLAGIRSLFPEVDPVSDAEPDADPAE from the coding sequence ATGGAGTTCTCTTGTACCGCGAGGCAGGTCGCGGGCCGTGTGGTGCTCGCGGTCGCCGGCGACGTGGACCTCGCCGCGCACACCCGGTTCGAGGCCGAGGTCGAGCAGGCGTGGGACGGCTCGACCGATCTGGTCATCGACTGCTCGGGCATCACTTTCCTGGACTCCATGGGCCTTCGCGTCCTGGTGCACACCAAGCAGCGGGCCGACGAAACCGGCCACAGCGTGGTGCTGGCGGCGCCGTCGGACCCGGTACTGCGGGTGTTGGACCTCGCCGGTATCAGGAGCCTGTTTCCCGAGGTGGATCCGGTCTCCGACGCCGAACCCGATGCCGATCCGGCTGAATAG
- a CDS encoding TetR/AcrR family transcriptional regulator: MVSNGLRERKRAATRQRVSDCATRLFERDGFENVTLAQVAEAADVSVKTVTNYFGAKEDLFFDAEPAILEALVDALRERAAASPTSALRPLVLDGPVLTAPRPWAEVDAVSWDGMRIWSRCEHDSPTLRTRRAAILQSWSDPLAAAGGSVPWAALMVGALILRHDLLQKGLLEGAAPAEVERRVKDGVGQALDALERGFGQVGD; this comes from the coding sequence ATGGTAAGCAACGGTCTCCGCGAGCGCAAACGAGCCGCGACCCGGCAGCGCGTCTCCGACTGCGCGACCCGGCTCTTCGAACGCGACGGCTTCGAAAACGTCACGCTGGCGCAGGTCGCGGAGGCGGCGGACGTCTCGGTGAAGACGGTGACCAACTACTTCGGGGCGAAGGAGGATCTGTTCTTCGACGCCGAGCCGGCCATCTTGGAGGCTCTGGTCGACGCGCTGCGCGAGCGTGCCGCGGCGTCGCCGACCAGCGCGCTGCGGCCGCTGGTCCTCGACGGTCCGGTGCTCACCGCTCCGCGTCCGTGGGCCGAGGTCGACGCCGTTTCGTGGGACGGGATGCGGATCTGGAGCCGGTGCGAGCACGACTCGCCGACGCTGCGGACACGGCGTGCGGCGATTCTTCAGTCGTGGTCGGATCCGCTGGCGGCAGCCGGGGGATCGGTGCCGTGGGCGGCTTTGATGGTCGGGGCTCTGATACTCCGCCACGATCTGCTGCAGAAGGGCTTGCTCGAGGGCGCGGCGCCCGCCGAGGTCGAACGGCGGGTCAAAGATGGGGTCGGGCAGGCGCTCGACGCCCTGGAGCGGGGGTTCGGACAGGTCGGGGATTGA
- a CDS encoding SigB/SigF/SigG family RNA polymerase sigma factor, with the protein MAPDDAEYEGLREFVIGEYMSYARYVAGRFRQRGESQADLEQVAYLGLVKAVDNFDPDYGAAFLTYATPMIAGEVRRHFRDTTWDVHVPRRVQENALAVRAAERELTQQLGHAPSAAQIAERLDLSADEVAEAYEASAAHHTASLDVPVAMADGDGASMGELMGDDDPGYDLVVDREALKPLLAELSPRDKRILLMKFFRNMSQAQIGAELGVSQMQVSRLLSQILGRLRDQVGAG; encoded by the coding sequence ATGGCTCCTGATGATGCCGAATATGAGGGGCTGCGCGAGTTTGTCATCGGGGAGTACATGTCCTATGCCCGGTATGTAGCCGGCCGGTTCCGCCAGCGCGGGGAGTCCCAAGCCGATCTGGAGCAGGTCGCCTATCTGGGGCTGGTCAAAGCGGTCGACAACTTCGACCCGGACTATGGTGCGGCTTTTTTGACGTATGCCACGCCGATGATCGCCGGGGAGGTGCGGCGTCATTTCCGGGACACCACCTGGGATGTGCATGTTCCGCGTCGGGTGCAGGAGAACGCGCTGGCGGTGCGGGCCGCGGAGCGGGAGCTGACGCAGCAGTTGGGGCACGCCCCGAGTGCGGCGCAGATCGCCGAGCGGCTGGATCTGTCGGCCGATGAGGTGGCCGAGGCATACGAGGCCAGCGCCGCGCATCACACCGCTTCGCTGGACGTGCCAGTGGCGATGGCCGACGGTGACGGCGCGAGCATGGGTGAGTTGATGGGCGACGACGACCCCGGATATGACTTGGTGGTGGATCGGGAGGCGCTCAAGCCGCTGCTGGCCGAATTGAGTCCCCGCGACAAGCGGATCCTGCTGATGAAGTTCTTCCGCAACATGTCCCAAGCCCAGATCGGCGCCGAACTCGGCGTCTCCCAGATGCAGGTCTCCCGCCTGCTCTCGCAGATCCTCGGACGGCTGCGCGACCAAGTCGGCGCCGGATAA
- a CDS encoding ATP-binding protein, producing METEAETVVIQVPADADYLPIIRSASAHVATKVGCTLSEVADLRLAVDEACGLLLRHTIRDRQSLTGAGDLVCRFVLDEVALRVVLSRQARNAAPPQSDEFGWTILSALVDDILWRVDGPTVHVEILKRRTGGK from the coding sequence GTGGAGACCGAGGCGGAGACCGTGGTGATCCAGGTACCGGCTGACGCTGACTACTTGCCCATCATCCGCTCGGCCAGCGCGCACGTCGCGACGAAGGTCGGGTGCACGCTGTCGGAGGTCGCCGATCTGCGCCTGGCCGTCGACGAGGCCTGTGGCCTTCTCCTGCGGCACACGATCAGAGACCGGCAGTCCCTCACCGGCGCCGGAGACCTGGTGTGCCGCTTCGTCCTCGACGAGGTGGCGCTGCGCGTGGTGCTGAGTCGTCAGGCGCGTAACGCCGCGCCGCCGCAGAGCGATGAGTTCGGGTGGACGATCTTGTCCGCGCTGGTGGACGACATTTTGTGGCGGGTGGACGGTCCGACGGTGCATGTGGAGATTTTGAAGCGTCGTACGGGCGGGAAGTGA